The nucleotide window GCGATGACTACCCGACAGAGGAGTGGTCGTGGGCACGGATCGCAGCCCACACAGGAACGATCATCCACCCGAAGGTCCAGTGGATCCGAGTAGCTGGCCATCAATACAGCTCACTGCCGCTGCCAGGGAACAGGAGCGCTGAGCCTCCGCCACTTGGATGGCTGAATCCCCGGCTCCTCGCTGAAATCATGCGCACCGCAACTGCACACACCAGCACCACCGACGACATCACCGCCGCTGTGTGGACTGGCTGGGGCTTCCAGTCCAACACCCTGGCCCGCGGCCCGTTCCTTGAACTGCCGGGCCGCCAGTACGTCTTACTGGCAACGAGCACGGAGGAGCTGGCGAATCCGCTCTGGCCTTGGGAGGCTGAAATCGGTTGGGGCGAGGGCTTCAGCGGACCTATGCCGCAACTCATTTGGCCGGAGGACCGCGCTTGGGCCATCACATCCGAGATCGATTTCGACTCCACGCTCATTGGTGGTTCGTTCGAGTTCATCAATCAAGTTATGGAGATTCCAGCCGTAGAAGCGGAGCGCGTAGAACCGACAACGGACCTCACCTGGGACGCAGACGACGTCAACCGGCCGACCTCCTGACCGCCACGTCGAATTGCCGAGTTCTCGGGAGTCGATCCCTCACCGCCGGAGATAGAGCGCGGTGAGGGATCCCGGCGGGAGACCATCGCCGGGTTCGGCGGGTTGGGCTATCGACGATTATTGGAAGCAAAGCTAGCGTGGCGGTATGGCGTCTTTAGTCTCTGCCCCTGCAGACCTCGTGATTGCATCTGTGGAAGGTATTTCAGTTCGCTTCGCAGGTATCACGATGCAACCGATAATCCCTGGATCAAGGGCACCGGGGCGTAGACAAGGCGGTATAAAAGTTTCCCTCGCAGGTGCCCGGGGTGAAGAGACGATCAAGAGAGGCATCCAGCGAGCTCAAGCGATGGAGGGTTGGTACGAGATCCTCAAAACCTAGGGCAGAGAAGCGGCCGGACATCCCCCGCCCATGCCGGCAGTACCTGTCTTCGAACAAATCACCACGCAGATCTCCGACGAGCTGGGAACCGAGTACAAGCAGGTCGGTGGCCAAGTAGCAGGCGACGGTACGGAGTGGTACGCAATCTGGACCTATCAGCCAGAACCGCCGGAAGATGCCCGCGAACTCACCATCCAATTCACCTCGGAGGGCACCGATGCCAGTACGGAATGCAGGATCTCGCTTCGCTAGCTCGAAGGCCGTAGCTGGCAGCCGTATTCCTTCTGCACGGTGGGCGATGGGTCCTGGCGTTGGTCCGGATGTGTTGTTAGTGCCGTTGTAGCATTGGCGCGTGTCTACGCCCCGGAACCCGCTCGTGCCTCTCGGCGCCGTCGTTATTGGTCGGACCGTGATCGTGCCCGATGCGGAAAGGCCCGTCGCGGCAATTATTGACGAGGATTCAACTGTCCGGTGGGTCACCTGGCCTGAGGCTCCCTTGCCCGACCGTGCGGTCGGTGAGGTGCAACTCTTGCCCACGTCCAAGGGGGCGTGGGTGATCTATCAGGCTGAGGATACAGAAGGCCCCGATTATCTGGTGCAGCGAACGGCTGTCTCCGTCACCCCGAACGGTGTCACCGCGGCATGCGATCTTGGGCAGGGCCGGCCGGTGGGTGTTGATGCCGACGGTCTGTGGGTCGGTGATCCACGGGACGCATCGGCATGGATGGAATCGCCTGATTCCGCAGAGACCGCGAAGGATCCGGTTGGGGCGGAAGAGCTCACTACTGAGGGGATGGAGTGGGTTCCGTCGGAACCGTTCTGGCCCGGCGAAGCAGGGAGCGAGGGCACGGCTCCGATCTCGACGCCCATCCTTGAACATGCCGGCGGCGCAAGCGATGCAGGACAGCGGACCGGGTACCTAACTCATATCCGCGCTGCTGGCGATGATGACACGTCGGTTGGTGAGCCGGGTCCTCCATTGCCGACTCCTGAAACTGAGCTCGTGCGGATCAGTACTGACGGTAAACGGACCGTGATTCAGGTTGATCACCTCGTGCACCGTGTAGATGTCTCCCGGGACACGTTGACGCTCCAGTACTTTCCTACCGGACCGCGGCAGGTCCCACTCGGCAATGATCTTGGCTGGGATGTCGTGTATGAACCCGAACAGGTCGCCATCGACATCGCAGACGGGCTACCCGAGAGAATCGAGACCGAGCAGCTCCCGTCGAAACCTGCACCACAGGATGAGGGTGAGTGGGGACAAGACTATGGGCGGCACCACGTTACCGCCGCTCAGTGGCAGGACCGCTTCGAGCTAGACGGCGTCCAGGGCGCTGCATGGCCCCTCCGTAACCTTCGTGAGGAAGCGCGCGCTGGCGCTATCTCCAAACTCCGGGAGCAGTTTGAAACCCTCGCGAGACCCAGCATCGTGTGGACGTATGACCATCCGTCACTCCGGCTCGGGCGCAGCGACTACCGGAACGTGAGTGTCACGGAAGAAGAAGCCTGGCCGGCTACCGAGATCGTCGTGTCATTCGAGCACATCACCGTGCCGAATCTTCGCTTGCGTAGACGTTACCGCGTATTCAACGATGCCGGGCGTCCTCGCGAATGGGCGTACGCCACCGTTCACCTCGACGAGGACCTCCACACCGGGAACATCCCACCCCGCTCCGCCGCAACCAACGGTGTCCTCGACTTCTAATACCAACTGAGAACCAGCACGGTGAGGGATCGGCTATCCCAACGCTTCTCGTGGATAGGCAGCATCCTGGATTTCCTCGACGATCACTGATGCGGCCTGACCGGGCGTGAGTTCAGTCGTATCGATGATTCGCGCTTCATTTCGCAGCCAGCCTTGGAAGGCCTTTTCGTAGGGAGCGAGGTATCTGAAACGAAATGAAGAGGGACCCATCTCGGAGTCATTCTGGATTCGCCCCCTGAGAGTGTCTTGATCGGCGTGGAGCACGAAGTGGTGCACCGGAATGCTGTAGGAGGCTAAGCCTTGGCTGATTTCTCGCCAGTAAGCCTCGACGAGCACAGTCATCGGCATCACAAGAGTGCCGCCGGTGTAGTCAAGGATGCGCTGAGCCGTCTCGACCACGAGCTGCCGCCACGGCCGCCAGTTCTGGAAGTTATCTGTCGCAGGTAGCCCTGGACGGACGTCCATTAGCGTTTCTCCGACCTTTTCCGCGTCGAACACACGTGAATCTGGAATCAACTGCTGCACGAGATCAGCCGTGGTCGTCTTCCCGACTCCATGCGTGCCATTCAGCCATACAATCATTTGCCCATGCTATTCGTACCGTCCCCGTGTGCCCGCTCAAGGATGGGATGCGTCCCGTGGTTTAGAGAGATGGAATAAGCGGGCCTGCATGGCCGGCAACAAGTTTCCAGGTTTTCTCGTATACCCACACTTGAGTCATGGGCATACGGTATTGGTTCCGTCCGTCGCTGTTCGACACATCGTCCTTCACAATGCAGGTAAGTACCGCCGCCGTGCCCAATATCGTGATCTCCGGCTCTTCGAGAGTCTGAGCGTGCCAATTGTTTTGGCCCTCAACTTTGGACTCAAGGTAGGCATCGCGGTCAAAATGATCTCCTTTGTGCGACGTCCATCGAAACTGCGGGTGTAATAGGCGGCGTAACTGCTTACCGTCGCGTCTTCTCAGAGCGTCGGCTCGCGCCAGGGCAGCGTCCAGTACTTCCTGATTGAGCATGCACTCAGTGTGTCAGCCATGAAGCACCTACGAAACGGGTAATGGTGCCCATTGGAAGATCCCTGCGTCCTGTCTATCTCCTAGAGTGTCTTTGATGACGAGATGGGATGGGACGCATCTGAGTGAGGACCAATCGGGGCTTGTAGTCCGTGAGCTCGGGGATCCCGTATTGCTGAGGGACTTGTCCTGGGACCTGGCGGCCACGAAGGTTCTTCATGTGCGTGCGCGCGGTGAAGATTTTGTCGTGAAAGCTGCACCGCCGGAGCACCATCACATCAACCGGGAAATTACAGCGCACGAGACCTTCACTGAAGCACTCGTTCGCAGCAACCGTACGTCTCAGCTGGTTGCTGCCCATCGAGCAGCGAATCTGTTGATAACCACCTACCAACCCGGAACACTGGTCGAGGGGACACCCTACGAGCTCGATTTGGGAGTCCACGCCCAGGCAGGTTCGGTTCTTCGTGCTTTCCATGAGCAAAGCGCACTGATCAGCGATGAGTACGAGTTGCGTGCCACGGATAAGACGGTCGCATGGCTGGACAAAGAACACCGCATCGCGTCGACGGTGGAGGCCGAGGTGCGGCAGATTCTCGCAGCGTACCGTCCAGCACCGATCATGATCGTCCCGACGCACGGTGACTGGCAGCCGCGCAACTGGCTGATGGAAGATGGCGATATACGGGTCATTGATTTCGGCCGCTTCGATCTCCGACCGCCGGCTACCGACTTATGCCGGCTCGCTGCCCAGCAGTGGAAGGAGGCCCCCGGGCTAGAGGCTGCATTCCTTGATGGGTATGGGAGCGACCCGCGTCGGGGCGTGATCTGGGTGATGGAATTGCTGCGAGAAGCTGTCGGCACCGCGGTTTGGGCGTATCAAATGGGCGATACCGACTTCGAAGCACAAGGCCATCGCATGTTGGAAGAAGCGATCACTCATTTCTAAAGGCAGGCAGCAGCTGCAGCCGAACCGCAAAGCCAAGACGACGCCGCCGTCCGTAGCCCCGAAAGGAGGTGCGGTGAGGGATCCCGCTCGCAAGTGTTGAAGGCGAATCTAGACTCGCCACATGGATCCCATCGAGCTCACGATTGATCAAGATCTTCCGCATCAGTGAGAGGAGGCAAGTTTCTGGTGCTGTGAGTTATGACTTCGAGTGGCTCAATGGTCCGAATGACGGCACCTACGGCTTCACGATTGGCAGTGTCGCCCCTGGAGCTGCGGTCGAGCCGAGTATGTC belongs to Arthrobacter tumbae and includes:
- a CDS encoding AAA family ATPase is translated as MIVWLNGTHGVGKTTTADLVQQLIPDSRVFDAEKVGETLMDVRPGLPATDNFQNWRPWRQLVVETAQRILDYTGGTLVMPMTVLVEAYWREISQGLASYSIPVHHFVLHADQDTLRGRIQNDSEMGPSSFRFRYLAPYEKAFQGWLRNEARIIDTTELTPGQAASVIVEEIQDAAYPREALG
- a CDS encoding phosphotransferase produces the protein MSWDLAATKVLHVRARGEDFVVKAAPPEHHHINREITAHETFTEALVRSNRTSQLVAAHRAANLLITTYQPGTLVEGTPYELDLGVHAQAGSVLRAFHEQSALISDEYELRATDKTVAWLDKEHRIASTVEAEVRQILAAYRPAPIMIVPTHGDWQPRNWLMEDGDIRVIDFGRFDLRPPATDLCRLAAQQWKEAPGLEAAFLDGYGSDPRRGVIWVMELLREAVGTAVWAYQMGDTDFEAQGHRMLEEAITHF
- a CDS encoding nuclear transport factor 2 family protein, translated to MLNQEVLDAALARADALRRRDGKQLRRLLHPQFRWTSHKGDHFDRDAYLESKVEGQNNWHAQTLEEPEITILGTAAVLTCIVKDDVSNSDGRNQYRMPMTQVWVYEKTWKLVAGHAGPLIPSL